CTCTGAAACTCTATAGGAAGCTACACTCTGAGCCACTGGTTGAGTCCCATGGCCTGTTTCTGTTCCCCCTCCTAGATTAGTTTGGTCTCTCTGAAACTCTATAGGAAGCTACACTCTGAGCCACTGGTTGAGTCCCATGGCCTGTTTCTGTTCCCCCTCCTAGATTAGTTTGGTCTCTCTGAAACTCTATAGGAAGCTACACTCTGAGCCACTGGTTGAGTCCCATGGCCTGTTTCTGTTCCCCCTCCTAGATTAGTTTGGTCTCTCTGAAACTCTATAGGAAGCTACACTCTGAGCCACTGGTTGAGTCCCATGGCCTGTTTCTGTTCCCCCTCCTAGATTAGTTTGGTCTCTCTGAAACTCTATAGGAAGCTACACTCTGAGCCACTGGTTGAGTCCCGAATGCCACCCTAGTATAGTACACTAGTTTTGACCgaagccctatgggtcctggtctaaagtagtacactatgtagggattTGGGATGCAGGCACTGAGCCTGAGAGGACGACCAGGGTTATATATGTTAGTCACAGTTCAGTATTGATTTCCTGGACTATGAATGGGAATGCCAGCAGTCGGAAAACTGCGCTCCCAAAGCTGTCGAGATCCCCCCTCCTGCTCTTCCTACTCATGTTTTCCACCCGAGGTGGAAATTGTTACCGTATGACACCATCCCTGTCACTCACAGCAACATGGTCGTTACGCCCTCACGGTCCATGCCGGTGTGCGATGAGTGAAGGATTGTGAGTGTTGGCTAGACTGGAGGCCTCTGGGATATGGTATCACCTAGCGTGGGCAACTGTTGCTATTGTTCTGTTGTTTAGAGCTAGCTCGGGGGTGGGACTGATATGGACCTTTCTGTTGTTATGGTGTGGGTGACTCTTTTAAATCATGTGTTTGGTTGTTATGGAGATGGTTACCAGGTGTGAATATGCCATGGTTGTTGTAACTCTGGTATTTATGATCTTGGGATTGCACCTGATCTGGGCTTATATGTTTAATGATGGTCATGAAGTTATTGTTCTGATGCCTAACATTAAATGGGAGATTTACTAGTGGTTTTATTTTACCATCATTCTTCAACAACCTTAGATTTTCACTCAATAAAATTCCTATTTATACTCAACTAATCTTAACTTATTAATGATCTTTAAATGGCCTCATGCTAAAGCTGTCATCTTGCTCTATGTATTCCTGCAAACAATGAACGTTCCTACAATGTTTGGAAACATTCCAATTTGTTGTACAGCTAACATTAGAATGGTGGATCTaaaaccatgtctgtctgtctgtctgtctgtctgtctgtctgtctgtctgtctgtctgtctgtctgtctgtctgtctgtctgtctgtctgtctgtctgtctgtctgtctgtctgtctgtctgtctgtctgtctgttccttccttccttccttccttccttccttccagtaCAGGATTGGCCAGCTGTATATGATCAGCAAGCACAGCCATGAGCAGAGTGAGCGTGGAGAAGGAGTGGAGGTGGTGCAGAACGAACCCTACGAGGACCCCACACATGGACAGGGACAGTTCACAGAAAAACGCGTCTACCTCAACAGGTAAGTGTGTACTTACCAACtgtgttggaaaaagtactcaattcaCATACTTGAATGAAAATAAAGGttttcccgagtggcgcagcggtctaaagcactgcactGCGGTGCTTGAGGCGCCACTACagatccaggctgtgtcacagctggccaAGACCGGGAGATCCATGAGGCGGCGCACTATTAgcccagcgtcgcccgggttaggggagggtttggcctgccgggatatccttgtcccatcgcgctctagcgactcctgtggcgagcTGGGCAAATGCACGCTTacacggtcgccagttgtacCTCCTACAcattggcttccgggttaagcgagcggtctgtcaagaagcagtgcggcttggtagGGTTTTGTTTCGGAGGAATCATGGCTCTCAACACTCGCCTCTTCATTGTCGGTACggtagttgcagcgatgggacaagactgtaactaccaataggatatcatgaaattgtggagaaaaaagggtaaaaagtacacaaaaaatatatgtaaatttactttaatagaaaatgacttaaACGacttaagtaaaagtgaaagttttccagtaaaatactagttgagtaaaagtataaaagtatCTGGATTTATGTGTACAGTGGTGGtgaaagtactcaattgtcacaCAATTTAATGAAAtgctatacatcaaattcctcatattaagcaaaccagacgtcACAAAGCCATGGTCCTGCCAGAAGATACAGTAAACGCAAAAGTCACATACTGTTTACTCCGAAGGATCCTGTCAAATGATTTAAGCACAAGGTGTTGTGTAGTTTATTACCATTAGTAAGCTACAGCAGGACTAATCTCCTGGCACTAGCAGAGAGCGTCTGACATATCCTTGGGGAATGCCATATTCACTGTcttcattgggtgagtcagtgccACTGGAAAGTTTAGGACAATACTCCTCCAGGCTAGATGGATGTCATATTGTACAGTGTGTGTCTCACCTTCTCGTAGGCCTTTATTAGATGGTTGCATTCAAGACAAGGTCATTTTCATTgatctcagtttgtcagtgtccGTAGAGTATCCTAGGCCTACCCTGTCATGGTTGTGGGATCATATTAAAGATTCTGATAATGAATGTCATAGAATTGCCtgaaatgtgtttataaaagCCCCCCCCTCAATGCTCCTTGAAAATGTTCCTCTAGTTGGGGCTGAATTGCTACACTAAACATGAAACTCACACACCTCCTATGATGTTGTGTATTTCATTATGATCGTTTACTGTCTGAGTTGGACAGTCTGCCTGTTTTGTCAGCAGTGTTGCTGTAAGAGGTTGTAACGTGTGTAGCTGCCCtggctacagatgtaggatcttagtaGACATATTAGTAGTGTATTGGAGGTTTAAAAAGCCTTCTGAAGTTTGTAGTTTACACattgacatttcagacttgattttcctttACAAAATATGTATCTACCCccacaaaaatgtaaatgtaatcataTTCCACAtaacaattcacatttcctgttgctgcagaattgttttcaTGCTGTAGCAAACATGCTCAAgttaagatcttacatctgtactTGGCAGTAGGCCTAAAAAGGGCTTTTTGTGGTGTTTCTTGGTCACATTTAAATGATGCAATGTGATTGTAAAAATGTTCAGTTATTTTTGCTGTGTTTTTATTGGAAAATGTTGGCCCAGTCACTTTTACTCAGGCCCAGTCACTTTTACTCAGGCCCAGTCACTTTTATCCAGGCCCAGTCACTTTTACTCAGGCCCAGTCACTTTTATCCAGGCCCAGTCACTTTTACTCAGGCCCAGTCATTTTTACTCAGGCCCAGTCATTTTTACTCAGGCCCAGTCACTTTTACTCAGGCCCAGTCACTTTTACTCAGGCCCAGTCATTTTTACTCAAGCCCAGTCACTTTTACTCAGGCCCAGTCACTTTTATCCAGGCCCAGTCACTTTTACTCAGGCCCAGTCACTTTTATCCAGGCCCAGTCACTTTTACTCAGGCCCAGTCACTTTTACTCAGGCCCAGTCACTTTTACTCAGGCCCAGTCACTTTTACTCAGGCCCAGCCATTTTataatctaaatcaaatcaaatcaaactttattggtcacatacacatggttagcatatgttattgcgagtgtagctaaatgcttgtgcttctagttccgacagtgcaggaatatctaataag
The Oncorhynchus keta strain PuntledgeMale-10-30-2019 unplaced genomic scaffold, Oket_V2 Un_contig_1985_pilon_pilon, whole genome shotgun sequence DNA segment above includes these coding regions:
- the LOC118377901 gene encoding cytoplasmic phosphatidylinositol transfer protein 1-like isoform X3, translating into MISKHSHEQSERGEGVEVVQNEPYEDPTHGQGQFTEKRVYLNSKLPSWARAVVPKIFYVTEKAWNYYPYTITGNHS
- the LOC118377901 gene encoding cytoplasmic phosphatidylinositol transfer protein 1-like isoform X1: MLMKEYRICMPLTVEEYRIGQLYMISKHSHEQSERGEGVEVVQNEPYEDPTHGQGQFTEKRVYLNSKLPSWARAVVPKIFYVTEKAWNYYPYTITGNHS
- the LOC118377901 gene encoding cytoplasmic phosphatidylinositol transfer protein 1-like isoform X2: MPVNKEDVVYRIGQLYMISKHSHEQSERGEGVEVVQNEPYEDPTHGQGQFTEKRVYLNSKLPSWARAVVPKIFYVTEKAWNYYPYTITGNHS